From Daphnia pulicaria isolate SC F1-1A chromosome 4, SC_F0-13Bv2, whole genome shotgun sequence, one genomic window encodes:
- the LOC124335906 gene encoding soluble guanylate cyclase 89Da-like: protein MYGIIFVTVGSVIQTEYGNDVWFSLLDRVGYRNTTFCTHSIYPDDLVMKLANAAVTIIANGWTVQDFLAYFGRCFIRAAGTFGYEKLIKRCGRFFCDFLSAIDTVHLHMKYRYPKMDHPFIYVLEEDAEGALIHYRTSRCGFPPFLYGLLRQVAADFYGLQLSMGHVPDEPCGNNEGGYKYQIRLNFDNGDYMACKAIERGASMTLVRKANFLTSTTANIQQESLPQLSSSILLQLFPFCLIFRSDLKIIAAGHQLKQMFLWRMLIGQILPDVARLRRPRLNLTWDNLVTLQRVACELEIMLSNNTEEYQLSKIYKTVPDEPKYEQPLRLFLRGEMRYVKDWQAIIYLCNPLINNIDDLSEVGLALSDLSLHGHGRELVMTGQQHSSRLEDLYERAEEKAKELQVTHELLDEWKRRGDELLYSMIPESIAESLRRGKEPVDTCEVFECITVSFVEMTNIEDIMIKSALEAVSCMNSVFSALDKIVDHQPNVYKVETIGNVYMVVGGAPTRCESHVKDIFLVALEFRDAINELSTKVGIPVEIRIGIHSGPAVAGVLGRKMPRYCFFGDTINTAARMQTTSLPGKIHISSTVYNLMQCSAEFLFEKRGTVMIKGKGEMKTYWLLQYQPLPYR, encoded by the exons aCGGAATATGGGAACGATGTTTGGTTCTCGCTCCTAGACAGAGTGGGCTATCGCAACACAACCTTTTGCACTCACAGTATCTATCCGGAC GACTTGGTTATGAAGCTGGCCAACGCTGCCGTGACAATAATCGCAAACGGTTGGACCGTGCAAGATTTCCTTGCTTACTTTGGCCGCTGTTTCATCCGTGCAGCTGGAACTTTCGGATACGAAAAGTTGATCAAA AGATGCGGACGATTTTTTTGCGACTTTCTTTCCGCTATCGATACTGTTCATCTCCATATGAAGTACAGATATCCTAAAATGGATCATCCTTTTATTTACGTTTTGGAAGAAGATGCTGAAGGTGCTTTAATACATTACAGGACATCACGGTGCGGTTTTCCTCCATTTCTCTACg GTTTATTACGTCAAGTTGCTGCAGATTTCTACGGCCTTCAACTTTCGATGGGCCATGTTCCAGATGAGCCATGTGGTAATAATGAAGGAGGCTACAAGTACCAAATCCGCCTCAACTTTGACAACGGTGATTACATGGCCTGCAAAGCGATTGAACGCGGTGCCAGTATGACACTAGTGCGGAAAGCAAACTTCCTCACCTCGACAACGGCCAACATTCAACAGGAATCGTTGCCTCAACTCTCCAGTTCCATTCTGCTGCAACTTTTCCCCTTCTGTCTGATTTTCCGTTCCGACTTAAAGATAATCGCTGCTGGCCATCAGttaaaacaaatgtttttgtGGCGGATGTTGATCGGACAGATTCTGCCAGACGTTGCAAGATTGCGTCGTCCTAGATTAAACCTTACTTGGGACAAc tTGGTCACACTTCAGCGCGTCGCATGCGAACTCGAAATCATGCTGTCTAATAACACGGAAGAATATCAACTATCAAAGATTTATAAAACTGTGCCAGACGAACCGAAGTACGAACAGCCTCTCCGTCTTTTTCTTCGTGGAGAGATGCGTTACGTGAAGGATTGGCAAGCCATCATATATCTCTGCAATCCGCT AATTAACAACATCGATGACCTGTCAGAGGTGGGCCTTGCGCTCAGCGATCTTAGTTTGCACGGACATGGTCGCGAATTGGTGATGACGGGACAGCAGCATAGTTCCAG GTTGGAAGATTTGTACGAACGAGCCGAAGAGAAAGCTAAAGAGCTACAGGTAACTCATGAACTCCTTGACGAGTGGAAGCGAAGAGGAGACGAGCTGCTTTATTCCATGATTCCCGAATCCATCGCCGAGAGTTTGCGACGAGGCAAAGAACCTGTTGATACTTGTGAA GTTTTCGAATGTATCACCGTCTCTTTTGTCGAAATGACTAACATAGAGGACATCATGATAAAAAGTGCGCTAGAGGCTGTCAGCTGTATGAATTCCGTTTTCTCCGCACTGGACAAGATCGTTGACCATCAGCCTAATGTTTATAAA GTGGAGACAATCGGAAATGTTTACATGGTCGTAGGAGGGGCACCGACAAGATGCGAGTCGCACGTCAAAGATATATTTTTAG TTGCCCTTGAATTCCGTGATGCAATCAATGAACTATCTACAAAGGTTGGGATACCCGTCGAAATTCGCATAG gtaTTCATTCCGGTCCAGCGGTTGCTGGAGTTTTGGGAAGGAAAATGCCTCGCTATTGTTTTTTTGGCGACACTATCAACACTGCGGCTAGAATGCAAACAACCAGTTTG CCGGGGAAAATTCACATTTCTAGTACAGTGTACAACCTGATGCAATGCTCTGCCGAATTCCTCTTTGAGAAGCGAGGGACCGTGATGATTAAG GGAAAAGgtgaaatgaaaacttactggCTTTTGCAATACCAACCGCTTCCTTATCGTTAA